Proteins from one Patescibacteria group bacterium genomic window:
- a CDS encoding ComEC/Rec2 family competence protein translates to MFIPNKKLFYVFLGLISIVCFLIFSLNSSKNDLLKVYFLDVGQGDSILIQTPAGQDILIDGGPGKAVINELDKHMSFWNRDIELMILTHPHADHVNGLVEVLKIYEVDQVLGFDIDYNSSTYKQWQKLIKEKEIDYSETLAGDKFILSKNLYLETLYPFEDITGQEFEDLNDASIVNRLCYFEHCFLFTGDNSKEIEKKLIANNLTVKADVLKVGHHGSKYSSDRDFIKKVNPAYAIIQCGQDNRFDHPHEAAIERLNDQDIEILRNDKDGEIFCQGFEEGIKCNRSNGK, encoded by the coding sequence ATGTTTATTCCTAATAAAAAATTATTCTATGTTTTTTTAGGCTTAATTAGTATTGTATGTTTTTTAATATTTAGTCTAAATTCTTCAAAAAATGATTTATTAAAGGTTTATTTTTTAGATGTTGGCCAGGGAGATTCTATATTAATTCAAACTCCAGCTGGTCAGGATATTCTTATTGACGGGGGACCGGGCAAAGCAGTAATCAATGAATTGGATAAACACATGAGTTTTTGGAACCGAGATATTGAGCTAATGATTTTGACTCATCCACACGCTGATCATGTCAATGGACTAGTGGAAGTTTTAAAAATATATGAAGTCGATCAGGTTTTGGGCTTTGATATTGATTATAATTCGTCTACTTATAAGCAGTGGCAAAAATTAATTAAGGAAAAAGAAATTGACTATAGTGAAACCTTAGCTGGTGACAAATTTATTTTATCAAAAAATTTATATTTAGAAACTTTATATCCCTTTGAAGATATTACAGGCCAAGAGTTTGAGGATCTTAATGACGCTTCTATTGTCAATCGGCTTTGTTATTTTGAGCATTGTTTTTTATTCACTGGTGATAATTCTAAAGAGATAGAAAAAAAACTAATAGCCAATAATTTAACCGTAAAAGCCGATGTTTTAAAAGTAGGGCATCATGGCTCAAAGTATTCTTCAGATCGTGATTTTATTAAGAAAGTTAACCCGGCCTATGCCATTATTCAGTGCGGTCAGGATAACCGTTTTGACCATCCGCATGAGGCGGCTATTGAAAGATTGAATGATCAAGATATTGAGATATTGAGGAATGATAAAGACGGAGAGATTTTTTGTCAGGGCTTTGAAGAAGGTATTAAATGTAATAGAAGTAACGGGAAGTAG
- a CDS encoding transposase — MTQRRIYQNIFPYFVTFNTKNNYPFFADTKKAKLLYKIVLISSKKKFFLPYIFSILNNHIHMLVKFIPALAAAPALFETAATAGRSEKNKRKIKNAATTSRSKYNISDLMHAVKSYYCYQLRNQYNIFYSPWHTRFNFRIINTPKRLRNTINYIKYNYKKHNLSKKYSKQPYQYINEDKINELFF, encoded by the coding sequence ATGACTCAAAGAAGGATATATCAAAATATATTTCCCTATTTTGTTACTTTTAATACAAAAAATAATTACCCTTTTTTTGCCGATACAAAAAAGGCAAAATTATTATATAAAATTGTTCTTATTTCCAGTAAGAAAAAGTTTTTTCTTCCTTATATTTTTAGTATTTTAAATAATCATATTCATATGTTAGTAAAATTTATTCCAGCGCTGGCCGCTGCGCCTGCTCTTTTTGAAACTGCGGCCACAGCGGGCCGCAGTGAAAAAAATAAAAGAAAAATTAAAAATGCAGCCACAACGAGCCGTAGTAAATATAATATATCTGATCTAATGCATGCTGTTAAATCATATTATTGCTATCAATTGCGAAATCAATATAATATTTTTTATTCACCTTGGCATACTCGTTTTAATTTTCGCATTATTAATACCCCAAAAAGACTCCGTAATACAATTAATTACATTAAATATAATTATAAAAAGCATAATTTATCAAAAAAGTATTCAAAACAACCTTATCAATATATAAATGAAGATAAAATAAATGAATTATTTTTCTAA
- a CDS encoding ComEC/Rec2 family competence protein has protein sequence MNYFSKSKIFLYLLISFILGLALASFFYFNYFYLFILLIIIIFLIILFWQYKIFRIILFCLIFCLAGLVRFQLSIKEPPQIESNNQKLKGLVYKEPTKGDNQKVKVKIKESHLKNENLLITSGLYPEYHYGDILLITGEIKEPENFEDFDYRSYLSRYNIYLVSYKPKIEIIERNKGTWFLANIYKIRNHMSETIKISLKQPQSSILQAMMLGLKKEIPDEVRDNFSKAGISHIIAISGLHITIIAGILMNLALGLGLNRRRAFWLASAGLFLFIILVGMPSSAVRAGIMGFLVLLAMYLGRLNNSTNAFVLAGSLMLLVNPKLLRYDIGFQLSFLAVLGLIYIGPYLEKLVEKVPEIFNIKSTVLMTLSAQFFTLPLIIFYFQRFSLIAPLANVLVLPVLPFVLISGFLGVIFSLIFLPLGQLIFWPCYLLLKYISGAASFLSEIKFSSFAIENFDFNLILIIYLIIFLIIILIKKPLFRKELKN, from the coding sequence ATGAATTATTTTTCTAAATCAAAAATATTTTTATATTTATTAATTTCTTTTATTTTGGGCCTAGCTTTGGCTTCCTTTTTTTATTTTAATTATTTTTATTTATTCATTTTATTGATAATTATTATTTTTTTAATAATTTTATTTTGGCAGTATAAAATTTTTAGAATTATTTTATTTTGTTTAATTTTTTGTCTGGCTGGTCTGGTTAGATTTCAGTTAAGCATTAAAGAGCCGCCCCAAATAGAGAGTAATAATCAAAAATTAAAAGGTTTAGTTTATAAGGAACCGACAAAAGGAGATAATCAAAAAGTTAAAGTAAAAATAAAAGAAAGCCATTTAAAAAATGAGAATTTATTAATCACCTCTGGTTTATATCCGGAATATCATTACGGAGATATCTTATTAATAACCGGAGAGATAAAAGAGCCAGAAAATTTTGAGGATTTTGATTATCGGTCCTATCTAAGTCGTTATAATATTTATTTAGTTAGCTATAAACCGAAAATAGAGATTATAGAAAGAAATAAGGGGACTTGGTTTTTAGCCAATATATATAAAATACGAAATCACATGTCTGAAACTATTAAGATCAGTCTTAAACAACCGCAGTCTTCAATTTTGCAAGCTATGATGCTAGGCCTTAAAAAGGAAATTCCCGATGAGGTTAGGGATAATTTTTCTAAAGCCGGTATCAGTCATATTATTGCCATTTCCGGGCTCCACATCACTATTATTGCCGGTATTTTGATGAATTTAGCCTTGGGTCTGGGTTTAAACCGCCGACGAGCTTTTTGGCTGGCAAGTGCCGGATTATTTCTATTTATTATTTTGGTGGGTATGCCGTCTTCAGCCGTGCGAGCCGGCATTATGGGTTTTCTGGTTTTATTGGCTATGTATCTAGGCCGGTTAAATAATTCGACTAATGCTTTTGTCCTAGCTGGCAGTTTAATGCTTTTGGTTAATCCTAAATTGTTAAGATATGATATTGGTTTTCAGCTCTCTTTTTTAGCCGTTTTGGGTTTGATTTATATTGGTCCTTATTTAGAAAAATTAGTAGAAAAAGTTCCGGAAATTTTCAATATAAAAAGTACGGTTTTAATGACTCTCTCAGCCCAGTTTTTTACTCTGCCTTTAATAATTTTTTATTTTCAAAGATTTTCTTTAATTGCTCCTCTGGCTAACGTATTAGTTCTGCCGGTTTTACCCTTTGTCTTAATCAGCGGTTTTCTGGGTGTAATTTTTTCCTTAATATTTTTACCTTTGGGGCAATTAATATTTTGGCCTTGTTATTTACTTTTAAAATATATTAGTGGAGCAGCTAGTTTTTTAAGTGAGATAAAATTCTCTTCTTTTGCCATAGAAAACTTTGATTTTAATTTAATATTAATTATATATCTAATTATTTTCCTTATTATAATATTAATAAAAAAACCACTTTTTAGAAAAGAATTAAAAAATTAA